From one Anopheles cruzii chromosome 3, idAnoCruzAS_RS32_06, whole genome shotgun sequence genomic stretch:
- the LOC128273971 gene encoding proton-coupled zinc antiporter SLC30A2-like, protein MTTYVEVNIHSDPEEEEETQLELQCNSQQNLLPSITNLSNPTCLFTSGARSATESYGKAEKRKLMWATLFTVAFMIAEFVGGYLSGSLAIMTDAAHLLSDCISFIIAIISIWISNRPPDGRMSFGYRRVEVLGALLSIFGIWALTAVLVVMSANRLIEGHYEIDADTMIIVAVLGVVMNVATAFILHGSCSVVHHGHSHGGLGHSHGGGHSHHSHLPTHHSHLPARPRSKAQQLTVAGLPLSRSCSPIPKRIPRTYSCDEKKFDKMEQLIIQNYPPSPQTTSPRSSRHNSFAFTSDSSQPNLDTILSSARLKLNKEHLRHRMSFDANINSPDLICSSKVTYSRISLDPESSRGHSDEEGAHSDTERSSSAGEHHQCSDSSAEDDSSNLNVQAAIIHVIGDFIQSIGVLIAAVVIKLAPNLKVFDPICTFVFSVIVLVTTVRIFRDSMRILVDAVPSDVTLEKLSEELAFIEGVKTVHDLKVWSVSTGWNVMTVHLMIDPLANPSDILAAANHIARKDFHIKHSTVQIEKMHF, encoded by the exons ATGACGACATACGTGGAAGTAAATATACACTCCGACCCTGAAGAGGAAGAAGAGACCCAGCTCGAGCTACAATGCAATAGTCAGCAGAATCTTCTACCGAGCATCACCAAC CTGTCCAATCCTACCTGCCTTTTTACATCCGGCGCAAGATCGGCCACGGAATCGTATGGCAAAGCTGAGAAGCGGAAGCTTATGTGGGCAACATTATTCACTGTGGCCTTTATG ATAGCGGAGTTCGTCGGGGGATATCTTTCCGGAAGCCTAGCTATCATGACCGATGCGGCGCATCTGCTTTCCGATTGCATTTCGTTCATCATTGCCATCATTTCGATCTGGATCTCGAACCGTCCACCAGATGGACGGATGTCCTTCGGCTACCGAAGGGTAGAGGTGCTCGGCGCGTTGCTGTCCATCTTCGGCATTTGGGCGCTGACGGCGGTCCTTGTCGTCATGTCCGCTAATCGGCTCATCGAAGGCCACTACGAGATTGATGCAGACACCATGATCATTGTGGCGGTTCTGGGCGTTGTCATGAATGTAGC GACCGCCTTCATTCTGCACGGTTCCTGTAGCGTTGTACACCATGGCCACAGTCATGGAGGGCTCGGACACAGTCACGGTGGAGGCCATTCCCACCACAGTCACTTACCCACCCACCACAGTCACTTACCCGCACGGCCGCGATCTAAAGCTCAACAGCTGACGGTGGCAGGCCTCCCCTTATCGCGATCCTGTTCACCGATACCAAAACGCATACCACGGACATACTCATGTGACGAGAAGAAGTTCGATAAAATGGAGCAACTCATCATTCAGAACTATCCTCCGAGTCCCCAAACGACCAGTCCACGATCCTCGAGGCATAATTCGTTCGCATTCACGTCCGACAGCAGTCAACCGAATCTCGACACGATACTAAGCAGTGCACGGTTAAAGCTGAACAAGGAACACCTTCGTCACCGGATGAGTTTCGACGCTAACATCAACTCACCGGATCTCATTTGTTCGAGTAAAGTTACCTATTCACGCATCAGCCTCGATCCGGAGTCTTCCCGCGGTCACAGTGACGAAGAAGGTGCTCACAGCGACACGGAACGATCATCTTCCGCTGGCGAGCACCACCAGTGTTCCGACTCTTCGGCAGAGGACGACAGTAGCAACCTAAATGTCCAGGCAGCAATTATTCACGTGATTGGTGACTTCATACAAAGCATCGGTGTGCTGATAGCTGCAGTGGTCATAAAATTAGCG CCCAACCTGAAGGTATTCGATCCGATATGTACCTTCGTGTTCTCGGTGATCGTTCTCGTGACGACGGTACGCATCTTCCGAGACTCAATGCGCATCCTTGTCGATGCCGTTCCTAGCGATGTCACGCTGGAAAAACTGTCGGAAGAGCTGGCGTTTATTGAGGGCGTTAAAACGGTACACGATCTGAAGGTGTGGAGTGTATCGACCGGTTGGAACGTCATGACCGTACATCTAATGATTG ATCCCCTCGCCAATCCGTCCGACATTCTGGCAGCAGCTAATCACATAGCGAGGAAAGACTTCCACATCAAGCACAGTACGGTGCAGATAGAGAAGATGCACTTTTAA